A genomic segment from Solidesulfovibrio sp. encodes:
- a CDS encoding YkgJ family cysteine cluster protein: MHAAKPVCRRCGVCCRRGGPSLGRGDLPLLASGRLGPDGLVTLRRGEYVTDNVAGGVGPLAAECVKVRPGPDGRACRFFREPDACAVHADRPLQCRLLFCEAPEAVRQSYARDRLGRRDILAPGDPLAALCAQHEAETDLTRLTALCRRALAGDGGAREEVARLIRLDAAWRQLLPERAGVPPETLPFYLGRPLPQALPACRAALAPAALYKPGPSA, translated from the coding sequence ATGCACGCCGCCAAGCCCGTCTGCCGCCGTTGCGGCGTCTGCTGCCGCCGGGGCGGGCCCTCCCTGGGCCGCGGCGATCTGCCCCTGCTGGCCTCGGGCCGCCTGGGCCCGGACGGGCTCGTGACCCTGCGCCGGGGGGAGTACGTCACGGACAACGTGGCCGGCGGGGTCGGCCCCCTGGCCGCCGAATGCGTCAAGGTGCGCCCCGGCCCGGACGGCCGGGCCTGCCGGTTTTTTCGCGAACCCGACGCCTGCGCCGTCCACGCCGACCGGCCGCTCCAGTGCCGGCTGCTTTTTTGCGAGGCGCCCGAGGCCGTGCGCCAGAGCTATGCCCGCGACCGGCTCGGCCGCCGCGACATCCTGGCCCCGGGCGATCCCCTGGCCGCGCTGTGCGCCCAGCACGAGGCCGAAACCGACCTGACGCGGCTGACGGCGCTGTGCCGGCGGGCGCTGGCCGGCGACGGCGGCGCCCGGGAGGAGGTCGCCCGCCTCATCCGCCTGGACGCGGCCTGGCGGCAACTGCTGCCCGAACGCGCCGGCGTGCCTCCCGAGACCCTGCCGTTCTACCTGGGGCGGCCCCTGCCCCAGGCCCTGCCGGCCTGCCGGGCGGCCCTGGCCCCGGCCGCCCTTTACAAGCCGGGTCCAAGCGCCTAG
- the dsrA gene encoding dissimilatory-type sulfite reductase subunit alpha, whose amino-acid sequence MAKHQTPLLDQLETGPWPSFVSDIKQEAAHRAANPDGLDFQVPVDCPDDLLGVLELSFKDKETHWKHGGIVGVFGYGGGVIGRYCDQPEMFPGVAHFHTVRLAQPSGKYYTSDYLRGVMDIWDLRGSGLTNMHGSTGDIVLLGTTTPQLEEIFHDVTHKMNTDLGGSGGNLRTPADCLGKSRCEFACYDTQDLCHTLTNDYQDELHRPAFPYKFKFKFDGCPNGCVASIARSDFSVIGTWKDDIRIDQDRVKAYVAGEFKPGGGSHSGRDWGKFDIVKEVVDRCPTGCMSYDGAKLSIDNANCTRCMHCINTMPAAVKIGAETGASILVGAKAPILDGAQMSSLLVPFVVVEQPYDEIKEVIENIWDWWMEEGKNRERVGETMKRLSFQKLLEVTNTKAMPQHVVEPRSNPYIFFKEDEVPGGFAHDEKAYRQRHMR is encoded by the coding sequence ATGGCGAAACACCAAACCCCCTTGTTGGACCAGCTCGAAACCGGGCCATGGCCCAGCTTCGTGTCCGACATCAAACAGGAAGCCGCGCACCGGGCCGCCAATCCGGACGGCCTGGACTTTCAGGTGCCGGTCGACTGCCCTGACGATCTGCTCGGCGTGCTGGAACTGTCCTTCAAGGACAAGGAGACCCACTGGAAGCACGGCGGCATCGTGGGCGTGTTCGGTTACGGCGGCGGCGTCATCGGCCGTTACTGCGACCAGCCCGAGATGTTCCCCGGCGTGGCCCACTTCCACACGGTGCGCCTGGCCCAGCCCTCCGGCAAGTACTACACCTCCGACTACCTGCGCGGCGTCATGGACATCTGGGACCTGCGCGGTTCCGGCCTGACCAACATGCACGGCTCCACGGGCGACATCGTGCTGCTCGGCACCACCACGCCGCAGCTCGAGGAAATTTTCCACGACGTCACCCACAAGATGAACACCGACCTCGGCGGCTCCGGCGGCAACCTGCGCACCCCGGCCGACTGCCTGGGCAAGTCCCGCTGCGAATTCGCCTGCTACGACACCCAGGACCTCTGCCACACCCTGACCAACGACTACCAGGACGAGCTGCACCGCCCGGCCTTCCCCTACAAGTTCAAGTTCAAGTTCGACGGCTGCCCCAACGGCTGCGTCGCCTCCATCGCCCGTTCCGACTTCTCGGTCATCGGCACCTGGAAGGACGACATCCGCATCGACCAGGACCGCGTGAAAGCCTATGTCGCCGGCGAGTTCAAGCCGGGTGGCGGCTCCCACTCCGGCCGCGACTGGGGCAAATTCGACATCGTCAAGGAAGTCGTGGACCGCTGCCCCACCGGCTGCATGAGCTACGACGGCGCCAAGCTGTCCATCGACAACGCCAACTGCACCCGCTGCATGCACTGCATCAACACCATGCCCGCGGCCGTGAAAATCGGCGCCGAGACCGGCGCGTCCATCCTGGTCGGCGCCAAGGCCCCGATCCTCGACGGCGCGCAGATGTCCTCCCTGCTCGTGCCCTTCGTCGTGGTCGAACAGCCCTACGACGAGATCAAGGAAGTCATCGAGAACATCTGGGACTGGTGGATGGAAGAAGGCAAGAACCGCGAGCGCGTGGGCGAGACCATGAAGCGGCTGTCCTTCCAGAAGCTGCTTGAGGTCACCAACACCAAGGCCATGCCGCAGCACGTTGTCGAGCCGCGCTCCAACCCGTACATCTTCTTCAAGGAAGACGAGGTGCCCGGCGGCTTTGCCCATGACGAAAAGGCCTATCGCCAGAGACACATGAGATAA
- the dsrB gene encoding dissimilatory-type sulfite reductase subunit beta encodes MAFISSGYNPDKPMEGRITDIGPRHFEEFYPPVIKKNKGEWDYHEIVKPGVLKHVALSGDVVYTVRVGAARLMSVTHIREICEIADKHCGGHLRFTTRNNVEFMVETEAALNGLIADLESRKFAGGSFKFPIGGTGACVSNIVHTQGYVHCHTPATDASGPVKAVMDEMFAYFQSMTLPAMVRISLACCLNMCGAVHCSDIGIVGIHRKPPIVEHDRLDNICEVPLAVSACPTGAIKPTKVELDGKKVNSVAVNASRCMYCGNCYTMCPAMPLASGEGDGIVLMVGGKVSNRISMPKFSKVVVAYIPNEPPRWPTLTKMVKHIVEVYAANAKKYERLGEWAERIGWEKFFELCDLEFTHHCIDDFRDPAYYTWRQSTQFKFTKHVEA; translated from the coding sequence ATGGCATTCATTTCTTCCGGATACAATCCTGACAAACCCATGGAAGGCCGGATCACGGATATCGGTCCTCGCCACTTCGAGGAGTTCTATCCGCCGGTTATCAAAAAGAACAAGGGCGAGTGGGACTACCACGAGATCGTCAAACCCGGCGTGCTCAAGCACGTGGCGCTGTCCGGCGACGTGGTCTACACCGTGCGCGTCGGCGCCGCCCGCCTCATGAGCGTCACGCACATCCGCGAGATCTGCGAGATCGCCGACAAGCACTGCGGCGGCCACCTGCGCTTCACCACCCGCAACAACGTGGAGTTCATGGTCGAGACCGAGGCCGCCCTGAATGGCCTGATCGCCGATCTCGAATCCCGCAAGTTCGCCGGCGGCAGCTTCAAGTTCCCCATCGGCGGCACCGGCGCCTGCGTCTCCAACATCGTCCACACCCAGGGCTACGTGCACTGCCACACCCCGGCCACCGACGCCTCCGGCCCGGTCAAGGCCGTCATGGACGAGATGTTCGCGTACTTCCAGTCCATGACCCTGCCGGCCATGGTCCGCATCTCCCTGGCCTGCTGCCTCAACATGTGCGGCGCCGTCCACTGCTCCGACATCGGCATCGTCGGCATCCACCGCAAGCCGCCCATCGTCGAGCACGACCGCCTGGACAACATCTGCGAAGTGCCGCTGGCCGTCTCCGCCTGCCCCACCGGCGCCATCAAGCCGACCAAGGTCGAGCTCGACGGCAAGAAGGTCAACTCCGTCGCGGTCAACGCCTCGCGCTGCATGTACTGCGGCAACTGCTACACCATGTGCCCGGCCATGCCGCTCGCTTCCGGCGAGGGCGACGGCATCGTGCTCATGGTCGGCGGCAAGGTGTCCAACCGCATCTCCATGCCGAAGTTCTCCAAGGTCGTCGTGGCCTACATCCCCAACGAGCCGCCCCGCTGGCCGACCCTGACCAAGATGGTCAAGCACATCGTCGAGGTCTACGCCGCCAACGCCAAGAAGTACGAGCGCCTGGGCGAATGGGCCGAGCGCATCGGCTGGGAGAAGTTCTTCGAGCTGTGCGACCTGGAGTTCACCCACCACTGCATCGACGACTTCCGTGATCCGGCGTACTACACCTGGCGCCAGAGCACCCAGTTCAAGTTCACCAAGCACGTCGAGGCCTAA
- a CDS encoding dissimilatory sulfite reductase D family protein — protein MSSEKEQVLEFLTGKTGKSKFYFSDFCKIFPDKKQREVKKVLTELVNEGKLEFWSSGSTTMYGMTGAGKQKAEEE, from the coding sequence ATGTCTTCCGAGAAAGAGCAAGTTCTCGAGTTCCTCACGGGGAAGACGGGCAAGTCCAAGTTCTACTTCAGCGATTTCTGCAAGATCTTCCCGGACAAAAAACAGCGCGAAGTCAAAAAGGTCCTGACCGAGCTGGTCAACGAGGGCAAGCTCGAGTTCTGGTCGAGCGGCTCCACGACCATGTACGGCATGACCGGCGCCGGCAAGCAGAAGGCCGAGGAAGAATAG